The Apium graveolens cultivar Ventura chromosome 6, ASM990537v1, whole genome shotgun sequence genome contains a region encoding:
- the LOC141667031 gene encoding arogenate dehydratase/prephenate dehydratase 1, chloroplastic isoform X1 produces MSLKAVPIWVCANHFPQHSSQLGGDLFVPKRCRFVGYSRMECFAGLSLERAKTPVEDDKPLAKPDLGVASIDVSNTNQSLGFHKDLNSLPKPLSATDFSSSLDDGSKVRVAYQGVPGAYSEAAALKAYPKCETVPCDQFEAAFKAVELWLVDKAVLPIENSVGGSIHRNYDLLLRHRLHIVGEVKLVVNHCLLGLPGVRKEDLKRVLSHPQALDQCEMTLNKLGVVRVNYDDTAGAAQVVAADGIRDTGAVASSRAAEIYGLDILAEGMQDQSDNITRFLILAREPIIPGTEKPHKTSIVFTLEEGPGILFKALAVFALREINLSKIESRPQRKRPLRVVDDSNKGSAKYFDYLFYIDFEASMAEPRAQYALGHLQEFAKFIRVLGCYPMDTIL; encoded by the exons ATGTCTTTGAAGGCTGTACCAATCTGGGTTTGCGCCAATCATTTCCCTCAGCATTCTTCTCAATTGGGTGGAGATTTATTTGTGCCTAAACGATGTCGTTTTGTGGGGTATTCAAGAATGGAGTGTTTTGCTGGCTTGTCACTTGAAAGAGCTAAAACCCCTGTTGAAGATGATAAGCCATTGGCTAAACCTGACTTAGGTGTTGCTTCAATTGATGTTTCCAATACTAATCAATCTCTTGGCTTTCATAAGGACTTGAATTCTCTTCCCA AACCACTATCTGCAACAGATTTTTCCTCTTCTCTTGATGACGGTTCTAAAGTGCGAGTTGCATATCAA GGGGTTCCAGGTGCATATAGCGAGGCTGCTGCACTTAAAGCATATCCGAAGTGCGAGACTGTCCCATGTGACCAGTTTGAAGCTGCATTCAAG GCAGTTGAACTCTGGTTAGTAGACAAAGCAGTGCTTCCTATTGAGAATTCTGTAGGTGGAAGCATTCATCGTAATTATGACTTGCTCCTTCGGCATAGGCTACACATAGTCGGGGAAGTGAAATTAGTTGTTAACCATTGTCTGTTAGGCTTGCCCGGGGTCAGGAAGGAGGATTTAAAGCGTGTTTTAAGCCACCCTCAG GCGTTGGATCAATGCGAGATGACATTGAACAAGTTGGGTGTTGTCAGAGTCAATTATGATGATACCGCTGGTGCTGCTCAG GTTGTAGCCGCTGATGGCATAAGAGATACTGGAGCTGTTGCAAGCTCCCGAGCTGCAGAAATATATGgacttgatattcttgctgaaggAATGCAG GATCAGTCCGATAATATCACTCGTTTTCTGATACTTGCCAGAGAACCTATAATCCCAGGAACTGAGAAACCCCACAAG ACAAGCATTGTCTTCACTCTTGAAGAAGGCCCTGGGATATTATTCAAAGCCTTGGCTGTATTTGCGTTAAGAGAGATTAATTTATCAAAG ATTGAGAGTCGGCCTCAGAGAAAGCGTCCGCTACGAGTTGTTGATGACAGTAACAAGGGGAGTGCCAA GTATTTTGACTACCTGTTTTATATAGACTTCGAAGCTTCTATGGCGGAGCCTCGTGCTCAATACGCTTTGGGACATCTGCAG GAGTTTGCGAAGTTTATCCGTGTCCTTGGTTGCTATCCTATGGATACAATTCTATAA
- the LOC141667031 gene encoding arogenate dehydratase/prephenate dehydratase 1, chloroplastic isoform X2: MSLKAVPIWVCANHFPQHSSQLGGDLFVPKRCRFVGYSRMECFAGLSLERAKTPVEDDKPLAKPDLGVASIDVSNTNQSLGFHKDLNSLPKPLSATDFSSSLDDGSKVRVAYQGVPGAYSEAAALKAYPKCETVPCDQFEAAFKAVELWLVDKAVLPIENSVGGSIHRNYDLLLRHRLHIVGEVKLVVNHCLLGLPGVRKEDLKRVLSHPQVVAADGIRDTGAVASSRAAEIYGLDILAEGMQDQSDNITRFLILAREPIIPGTEKPHKTSIVFTLEEGPGILFKALAVFALREINLSKIESRPQRKRPLRVVDDSNKGSAKYFDYLFYIDFEASMAEPRAQYALGHLQEFAKFIRVLGCYPMDTIL, encoded by the exons ATGTCTTTGAAGGCTGTACCAATCTGGGTTTGCGCCAATCATTTCCCTCAGCATTCTTCTCAATTGGGTGGAGATTTATTTGTGCCTAAACGATGTCGTTTTGTGGGGTATTCAAGAATGGAGTGTTTTGCTGGCTTGTCACTTGAAAGAGCTAAAACCCCTGTTGAAGATGATAAGCCATTGGCTAAACCTGACTTAGGTGTTGCTTCAATTGATGTTTCCAATACTAATCAATCTCTTGGCTTTCATAAGGACTTGAATTCTCTTCCCA AACCACTATCTGCAACAGATTTTTCCTCTTCTCTTGATGACGGTTCTAAAGTGCGAGTTGCATATCAA GGGGTTCCAGGTGCATATAGCGAGGCTGCTGCACTTAAAGCATATCCGAAGTGCGAGACTGTCCCATGTGACCAGTTTGAAGCTGCATTCAAG GCAGTTGAACTCTGGTTAGTAGACAAAGCAGTGCTTCCTATTGAGAATTCTGTAGGTGGAAGCATTCATCGTAATTATGACTTGCTCCTTCGGCATAGGCTACACATAGTCGGGGAAGTGAAATTAGTTGTTAACCATTGTCTGTTAGGCTTGCCCGGGGTCAGGAAGGAGGATTTAAAGCGTGTTTTAAGCCACCCTCAG GTTGTAGCCGCTGATGGCATAAGAGATACTGGAGCTGTTGCAAGCTCCCGAGCTGCAGAAATATATGgacttgatattcttgctgaaggAATGCAG GATCAGTCCGATAATATCACTCGTTTTCTGATACTTGCCAGAGAACCTATAATCCCAGGAACTGAGAAACCCCACAAG ACAAGCATTGTCTTCACTCTTGAAGAAGGCCCTGGGATATTATTCAAAGCCTTGGCTGTATTTGCGTTAAGAGAGATTAATTTATCAAAG ATTGAGAGTCGGCCTCAGAGAAAGCGTCCGCTACGAGTTGTTGATGACAGTAACAAGGGGAGTGCCAA GTATTTTGACTACCTGTTTTATATAGACTTCGAAGCTTCTATGGCGGAGCCTCGTGCTCAATACGCTTTGGGACATCTGCAG GAGTTTGCGAAGTTTATCCGTGTCCTTGGTTGCTATCCTATGGATACAATTCTATAA